GCTTATGCTTCGGCTTCTTTCAAACTTTTACCGGACAACAGTGATTTCTTATAATTGATTTATTTTGTTTTTATTTTTTAATTTTTCAAATTACCTGATTTTCAAATTATAAAATTATTTTTTTTCAACAGCAGTCACTTTTTGTGCCGGAACAATCGCAACTGGGCTCTGTTCCTCTCAGTAATCCGTTAATGATACCGGCGGCACAGCCTACACCTGATTTCACTGTAATGGCGCCTTCCGGACAGTTTCTGGCACAGGCGCCACATTCCATGCAAGAGTCCTTATGTTGTATAAACGCTTTTTTATCATGAATTGCGAATACTTCATGAGGGCAAACCTGAATGCACATTCTGCATGCATTGCATTTCTGCCGGTCTAGCTCCAGTGTCACAACATCTTTTAAATATACGAGTGTTCTCATCTTATATAAATCTGGTTATAATCCATCCGATTAATCCTGCAGCAGTAGCAATTATCTGCATGGGTAAAGCAAGCTTCATTTCTTTCTGTACACCTGAAAGCGAAGTATAAGTTGATGTTCCGGTAAAATTCATTGCCATGAATGAAGATATTCCGCCGCTTATCAGATACCAGGAAATTATCTCAAATATATTATCTCCGAGCAAATTCAACAACAGAAGGGCCGAGGTAACTATCCATCCTATAGTCAGTCCCTTTAAAGAAAATCGCTTGAATGGAATCCACGGCAACAGCAAGGGTGTTATTACGCATCCTGCAATGTAGGCCGAACCAAGGTTTATAGAAGCCCTGCCACCATTGAGCCAGGCGAGGTTCAAGGAATAGCCGTGAACATTTATTCCTGCCAAAAGAAAGAACAGTGCAGGAATAAGCAGCATATAATATTTGCCGTAAGTGATTTCAACCGGTATCAGCTTTGCACGCTCTGCAATTGGAAATTCTACTTTTCTCATTTGAGGTGTTGCTTTGTAGCCGTTAGCAACAAAAGCTTTAATATCTTCTGCACGAACCGGTCCGTAAACCACTTTGAATCCGGTTGTGTTTTTGACTTCATGCGCCGA
The window above is part of the Bacteroidota bacterium genome. Proteins encoded here:
- the hgcA gene encoding mercury methylation corrinoid protein HgcA, whose translation is MQQTYITGSVNTVFGPVPQISTTWSRADIRDTMKVRWNIGRMHYTVEPGLYAVGNPDANADVFVTANYKLSFDHVRRALDGMNAWMLVLDTKGINVWCAAGKGTFGTKELIYRIKVHALLNIVDHKKLILPQLGAPGISAHEVKNTTGFKVVYGPVRAEDIKAFVANGYKATPQMRKVEFPIAERAKLIPVEITYGKYYMLLIPALFFLLAGINVHGYSLNLAWLNGGRASINLGSAYIAGCVITPLLLPWIPFKRFSLKGLTIGWIVTSALLLLNLLGDNIFEIISWYLISGGISSFMAMNFTGTSTYTSLSGVQKEMKLALPMQIIATAAGLIGWIITRFI
- the hgcB gene encoding mercury methylation ferredoxin HgcB, which translates into the protein MRTLVYLKDVVTLELDRQKCNACRMCIQVCPHEVFAIHDKKAFIQHKDSCMECGACARNCPEGAITVKSGVGCAAGIINGLLRGTEPSCDCSGTKSDCC